GTTGGCACGATCTTTCACTTAGATACTTAAACTAGGCCTCTTTCCAATTAGACACGTTTCTTAGGCAATTCTCATACCAATTAGACATGTTTTTTTGTTGGCTTATTAATTAACCAAGCTCGTGTTCTGCAATCAATCTCCGTCTACGTGGCAAAAGTAACCATTATAAATCGTGCCACATCATTTTTTTGTCCACCTTACTGTCCACCTCAGCTATATAGTGTTATTTTCACTAAAATACAAATAACTAGCCCTAAACAAACGATCTAAACATATTACCATTGTTCCTTTTACCATCGATGAAAACGAAGAAAGGTCCTACCACGGTTAAGCTTCTTCTTATTTTGGTCAATGGTGTTGGAATCTAGTATTTCCACTAATTTCTCACCATATTTACAACGCTTCAAGGTCCAATCTCTCCTTATTTTCTATTGCTACAGCTAGGGCTTTTTATTTGTAAGTTATTGATAAAGCTAGGGTTTTTTTGGGGGTTTTCCTTTGTGTTGGTCCCTTGTCGTCTTATGTAAGGGCATATTATGGAGGATGACTATATTTTAACTCGCTTTCACCACAGGGATACATTTATCGAGTAACCTATCCCAATATACAAAGGGGAATTAGATGATTTTGCTGTTGCTATCGATAAAGACCATTTTAGTGTTGTCGAGTTGTCTGCTTATGCTAAAGACCTTAGGTATGCAGTTATCGAAGGGTTTTATTATCAAAAGGAAAAAATGGTGATTTTATCAAAGTCTTTTCTGATTTTTAGTTATATGAATTTGTGAAAGATTTAAAACATGGTGATATTTTGGATGTTTATTTGCGTCATGGGGTGAGTCAGCCTGAAGTAGTCGAAGAAAATGTTGGTCTTTTATGTGGGGCAGAAGTAGGTGGGGGTGGTGATGACTAATTTAAAGCTAGGGCAACACCTGGGAGTAATACAAATACTGAAGAACCTATCGAGCCGTCTACTGAACCAACTCACAATGCTGCTGAACAACCTATTGAGCCTCCTATTGAACCAACTTTGAAAGATGCTGAACCAACTCACAATTCTTCTGAACTAACTGTAAATGCTGCTGATGGAGATGAACCACCAGACCATAATGTTAATGAAGATGGAGTGCAATCAGATGTTGAGGGTAGTGAATCAGATGAAGATATTCTTCCTAAAGATGATGATTTAGATGTTGATGACGAATTGAGATCTCTAAGGGCTGAAAGGAGGAGCAAGAGGCAGGGTAAGCAGAGGAAAAAGCCAATTGCAACAGATGAGATACCACTAAGAGAAGCAGGCATTGACAAAGGATTTGAGGATATTGGAATAAACAAGACTTCAAGATATGTAGGTAAATTAGGTGGTGATGAGCAGTTTATTGATAGTTCAGAGGCTGATAGTGAAGATAGCACAAAAGAGTTAGATCCTGAAGCTATTCCTGGTGTTGATATACCAGCAAGAAGGATGAGTACAAAAATCAGGTATGATCCTGATTGTGAAGTTGCTATATTTGACTTGGAATGATTTTTGAGAATGCTATAGAGTTTCGGAAAGCATTAGCAAATTATGCAATTGAGTACAAGGTGCAGATTAAATTGAGACCAAATGAACCACATAGGGTGAGGGCTAAGTGTAAATCAAAGAGATGCAAATGGGTGTGTTATGCTTGTATTGATAGAGATTCAGGTGATTTTAAAGTAAATAACTACTACCCAGTACACAAATGTGATACTTCAAACAAGAATAAGTTATGCACTTCAAAGTTTGTTGCAAAGAAATTCAAAGATGAAATAACTAAGCAACCCCACAAAAGGATATGGGAAATACAGGAGTTGTGTAGGGACAAGCTAGGATTGTATGTTGGCAAGACAATTTGTTATAGGGCTAAGTTGCGTGTTTTCAGAGAGTCCATGAGTGATTGGAATATGGAGTTTGCAAGGTTATGTGATTATGCTGATATGATAAAACAGACCAATCCTGGTAGCTCATGTTGGGTAAGGATGGACAGTGAAACTGAGCCATGAAAAAATCTCTTTGTTTACTTTTATGTGTGCTTTGATGCATTGAAGAAAGGTTGGTTAGAAGGATGTAGGAGAATCATAGGTTTTAATGGTTGTTTCTTAAAGGGTGCTTGTAAAGGTGAGCTCCTAGTTATTGTTGACAAGAATGGAAATCAACAAATGTTTCCTATAGCATGGGCAGTTGTGGACCATGAGACAAAACATAGCTGGAGTTTTTTCATCAACTACTTGAAAGATGATTTGCAATTGGGAACTGGAGAAGGATTGACTGTGATGGAAGATATGCAAAAGGTAAGTATTATGTTCTGTTGTCTCTTAAGTAGTCTATTAAGTAATTTTGGTATTTGATGTTCATTAATGTGATATGTTCAGTTGTTAAGTACTTAAGTATTCTGTTATTTTGTTAAGTAATTAAGTATTCTGTTATTTTGTTAAGTAACTAGTTGTTGTAGTAATTAGTTGTTCATTAGTATTCTGCTGCTGTTAAGTAATTCTGCTATTAAGTATTCTGTTGTGTGTAGTAATATTCTGCTGTAATTTGAATTAATTATTGTGTAGGGATTTGCTGCAGCTTTGAATGAAGTTTTACCTAATGCTGAATTTAGGATGTGTGCCAGGCATATCTGGTCTAATTGGCATAAGAAAtggaaagaagaggaaaagagaaaataattttggaGGTGCTCTAAATCTAGTTATGAAGTTAAGTTTAAAGAGGAGCTTGAGAAAATGGACAAACTTGGTAAGGATATTTGTAGGGATTTGTTATATTATCCAAAAAAGTCATGGGTTAGAGCTTATTTTGAAGTGCATTCCAAGTGTgatgttgttgaaaataatatgtGTGAGACCTTTAATTCATGGATTTTAGCTTCTAGGCATAAATCAATTATAACTATGTTGGAGGAGATTAGAAGGAAAATAATGACTAGGGAAGTGGATATGTTGAAATTTGTTGATACATGGATATCTGATATATCACCTATGGCAAGGCTATTGTTAGAGTATAGCAAAGAGCTTGCTAGAAAATGTATTGTCCTTTGGAATGCTGATGTTGGATTTGAGATTAGAGAAGGATTGCATAAGCATGTAGTTAATTTGACTGATAAGGTTTGCACTTGTAGAGCTTGGCAGTTGAGGGGTATTCCATGTCAACATGTTGTTCTTGCATACTATCACATAAACGAAGAACCTGAACAGGCAGTGGAGCATTGGTATAAGAGGGATACCTTCTTAAAAGCATACAAGTATTTCATCCAGCCTATGACAAATATAAAGATGTGGCCTGAAACCAACAATCCTAAGATAGAGCCTCCCAAACCTAAACCCATGCCTGGTAGACCTCAAAGGAACATAAGAAAAGGCAAAGATGAACCAAAAAAGAAATATGGAAAGTTGTCCAAGTGTGGAGTGAAAATGACATGTTCCAAGTGCCATCAACAAGGACATAACAAAATATATTGT
Above is a window of Nicotiana tabacum cultivar K326 chromosome 8, ASM71507v2, whole genome shotgun sequence DNA encoding:
- the LOC107771010 gene encoding uncharacterized protein LOC107771010; the encoded protein is MIFENAIEFRKALANYAIEYKVQIKLRPNEPHRVRAKCKSKRCKWVCYACIDRDSGDFKVNNYYPVHKCDTSNKNKLCTSKFVAKKFKDEITKQPHKRIWEIQELCRDKLGLYVGKTICYRAKLRVFRESMSDWNMEFARLCDYADMIKQTNPGSSCWKGWLEGCRRIIGFNGCFLKGACKGELLVIVDKNGNQQMFPIAWAVVDHETKHSWSFFINYLKDDLQLGTGEGLTVMEDMQKGFAAALNEVLPNAEFRMCARHIWSNWHKKWKEEEKRK